TAAGCTGGCGCAGGTCCTGCAGCGAAATATGGATGCCGAAGGCCTTTTCCAGGATGCCGCGCAGCAGCGCCAGTTCGGGTGTCAGGCCATCGTTGTTGTCGGCTGCGTCACCCAGGCTGGCGGCCTTGCCGGCGTCGCTGAGGGTGACGGTGTCGGTGCTGGCAGCGGCTGGGCTGGCGGTGCTGGCCGCGCCCTCCTGCCAGATGGCAATGCTCTGCTGCACGCTGCTGGATTGCTGGTACTGATACTGGGTGCCCAGCGCCAGCGACATGGTGTCTACTTTCATAAGGCTGCCTCCTGCGTCCTGCGCAGCTTATATCGGCAGTAAACAGCGCTTGCTTAGCGCTGTTTCATGAATTTCTGACAGATATACCGGCGGAAAGGCCGCGATGGCGCCATTGCCGGCTTGTCATAAATTCTTGCCGGCGCGCCAGATCGACCAGATCAGCCACATGCTGTTGAAGAAGGCGGCCATGAAGCCCAGAAAGCCGAACAGCGGCAGGCCGAACAGGGTGGGGCCGCCTTTTACCGTCATCACGATGGAGGAGCCGATGATCAGGCAGCCGGTGACAATGCCCATGGTGAGGCGGTTCACGCTCTTGTCCAGCTGGTAGCCGAACTGCTCCAGGCGCTTGAGGTCGAGGTTGATGCGGAACTTGCCGTGGCGGATGTCCTTGCCGATGCGGATGATGTCGCGCGGCAGGTCGGCGATCATGCTGAAGCCTTCGCGCAGTGTCTGCTTGCTGCGCATCAGGAAGTTGCGCGGGTCGTAGCGCGCCAGAATCAGCTGGCGCACGAACGGCGCCAGGTGCTCCACCAGCTGGAAGTCCGGGTCCAGCTGGCGGCCCAGGCCTTCCAGTGTCAGCAGCGCCTTGAACAGCATGGCCATGTCCGGCGGCAGCACAATGCCGTGGTCGCGGATCAGCCCCATGATGTCGTTGATCAGCTGCGACATATTGAGGTTCTTCAGCGGTACGTGGTCGTACTGGAACAGCATCTCGCCGATGTCCTCGGCAAACTGTTCCTCGTCCACCGGCGTGCTGCCGGTCCACTCCAGCAGCACGTTCATCATGCCGCGCTCGTCACGCTCCGACAGCGCCGCCAGCAGGTCCACGATCTCGTCGCGCCGCTTGTGCGACAGGCGGCCAACCATGCCGAAGTCGATGAAGGCGATGATGTCTTCCGGCAGGAAGATCACATTGCCCGGGTGCGGGTCGGCGTGGAAGAAGCCGTTGAGCAGGATCATCTTCAGCACGGCATCGGCGCCGCGCTTGGCCAGCAGCGGCGGGTTGAGCCCGGTGCCGGGCAGTGCTTCCACCGGCGTGGCCGGCAGGCCGTCCACGAAGTCCTGCACGTTCACCGCCGGCTTGGTGTATTCCCAGTGCACGCGCGGCACCCGCACGTGCGGGTCGCCGGCAAAATCGGCGGCAAAGCGCTCCATATTGCGTGCCTCCACCGCCAGGTCCAGCTCGCGGCGCAGCGAGCGCGCGAACTGCACCACGATCTCGGACGGCTGGAAGCGGCGTGCGTCGGGGAACTCCAGCTCCACCAGGTGCGCCAGGTGCTCCAGGATGCGCAGGTCGGCTTCCACCTTTTCCACGATGCCGGGGCGGCGCAGCTTCACCGCCACCACGGTGCCGTCCTTCAGCACCGCGCGATGTACCTGGGCGATGGATGCCGAGCCGATCGGGGTGTGGTCGAATTCGGCAAAGATTTCTTCCGGCGCCGCGCCCAGCGCCTGTTTCAGCGTGGCGGCCAGTTGCGCATCCGGAATCTGCGGCACGGTGTTCTGCAGCTTTTCGAATTCGGCGATCCACTCCGGCGCGAACATGTCGACGCGGGTGGACAGGATCTGCCCCAGCTTGATGAAGGTGGGGCCCAGCTCCTCGAACGCCTGGCGCAGGCGGATGGGCGTGGGAATGGCGTTGGCCGGGTCGGGGAAGGGGATGTTCAGCCACTGGCCGGCTTTCTCCACCGCGCGCGGTAGGCTCAGGCGCTGGGCGAATTCGCCCAGGCCATGACGAAACAGGATGCCGCTGATCTCTTTCAGGCGGGGCAGATCGCGCATGGCGATCAGGGTTTCTCTGAGCATGGCTGGCCGTTCAGGGCGGGTGCGACTGGCGCGGGGTGGCAGAAAATGGCAAACAAGTATCGAAGATTCGCCGTGGCTTCACAATAGCATTGGCCGGTGGCTGCGGCGGGCCCGGGCCGCCGGCAATGGCGCCGCGCTGCGATTGCGGCTTGGTTGCCGCGGCAGGTGGTGGTATTGTGCAGGTCATTTTGTTCAAACCGGCAACACCCTCTCGGGGGCCGCGGCGAACCGGCACGCACCGGTTGAACCGACGGCCCGTGGGCTTGTCTCTTTACGCTATGAAATTTTTGCAATACTTGCTCGCCTGCGTGCTGGCTGGCTGTGTGACGCTGGCGCAGGCCGCGCCTGACAAGACCACGGATACCAAGCCGGCAGACGATGCTGCCGCGGACCCGATTGCCCACTTTTCCAGCCCAGGCGAAGAGGCCGTGGGCGATTTGCTGCTGCAGGCCATGAGCCTGCTCGGCGTAGCCTACCGCTTTGGCGGCAGCAGCCCGGAAAGCGGCCTGGATTGCTCCGGCTTCATCCAGTACGTATTCAAGAAATCGCTGCACGTCACCTTGCCGCGCACCGCGGCGGAGATGGCGCGGGTTGGCCGCGAGGTGCCGCAGGCCGAACTCAAGCCCGGCGATCTGGTCTTCTTCAATACCCGCGGTTTCCGCTACTCCCACGTCGGCATCTACCTGGGCAACAACAAGTTCATCCATTCGCCGCGTACCGGCAAGAATATCGAGGTGGCCAACATTACCCAGAGCTACTGGGTGAGCCACTACAATGGCGCCCGCCGCGTGGCGCGCGGTGTGGGCGTGGCGCCGGAAGCGAATAGCAGCGCCGCCACCGACAGCGCCGATAACACGCCGGTGGCCGGCAAGAAGGGCAAGAAGCACGCCGGCAAGGACAAGGCTGCGGGCAAGAAAGCCCACGGCAAGGCCGCCAAGGCCGCCGGTGGCAAGAAGAAAAAGCTCAAGAAGAAGGTCTGATCGCTCCTGCGGCCAACCTTTGGCGGTTGGCCGGCAAGAGGGCGCCGCGAAACCCCCGGGTTTTTCGCGGTGCCCGAGAGTCTGGTAACAGATGCCCGCGCTTGCGGGCATCGACATTTGCAAGGTGAAGCATGAATCTGGAATTGCCGATCTGGCACGCCCCCGATGGCAGTGTGG
This Vogesella sp. LIG4 DNA region includes the following protein-coding sequences:
- a CDS encoding AarF/ABC1/UbiB kinase family protein, coding for MLRETLIAMRDLPRLKEISGILFRHGLGEFAQRLSLPRAVEKAGQWLNIPFPDPANAIPTPIRLRQAFEELGPTFIKLGQILSTRVDMFAPEWIAEFEKLQNTVPQIPDAQLAATLKQALGAAPEEIFAEFDHTPIGSASIAQVHRAVLKDGTVVAVKLRRPGIVEKVEADLRILEHLAHLVELEFPDARRFQPSEIVVQFARSLRRELDLAVEARNMERFAADFAGDPHVRVPRVHWEYTKPAVNVQDFVDGLPATPVEALPGTGLNPPLLAKRGADAVLKMILLNGFFHADPHPGNVIFLPEDIIAFIDFGMVGRLSHKRRDEIVDLLAALSERDERGMMNVLLEWTGSTPVDEEQFAEDIGEMLFQYDHVPLKNLNMSQLINDIMGLIRDHGIVLPPDMAMLFKALLTLEGLGRQLDPDFQLVEHLAPFVRQLILARYDPRNFLMRSKQTLREGFSMIADLPRDIIRIGKDIRHGKFRINLDLKRLEQFGYQLDKSVNRLTMGIVTGCLIIGSSIVMTVKGGPTLFGLPLFGFLGFMAAFFNSMWLIWSIWRAGKNL
- a CDS encoding C40 family peptidase translates to MKFLQYLLACVLAGCVTLAQAAPDKTTDTKPADDAAADPIAHFSSPGEEAVGDLLLQAMSLLGVAYRFGGSSPESGLDCSGFIQYVFKKSLHVTLPRTAAEMARVGREVPQAELKPGDLVFFNTRGFRYSHVGIYLGNNKFIHSPRTGKNIEVANITQSYWVSHYNGARRVARGVGVAPEANSSAATDSADNTPVAGKKGKKHAGKDKAAGKKAHGKAAKAAGGKKKKLKKKV